AGGACGGCCACCTTCGGGTCGATGCCGTCGATTTCGCCATGCTGCAGGCGCCACAGGACGTTCTCCGTGCGGTCGCCGCCATAGCCCAGGTCCAGCGCGTTGTACTTGCCGTAGAACGCTTTGAACAGCTCCGGCTGTTCCTTTTCCCAGTGGTGCGTGATGGAGTCGCCGATGAAGACGAGCTCGGTGCGCTCGCCGGCGGCCTTGCGGCGCGCGATCTCGGCCAGCTTTTCCTCGTGGCGCGGCATCCACCAGTCGAGCGACCAAGACTCGTTCAGCGGCGACGGCGTCACGCTGACCGTGCGGTAGTCCGGGCACGTCTGGTTCGGTTTGCCGGCCTTGTCGATGCGGATGTTGGCGATCTCGACGTCGCCCTTGCCCGTGCCGTCCAGCGCGAACGGTGTCGTCACGGCGCTGAAGTCGTCTCCTTTGCGGTAAAAGCACGACAGCGCATAGCTCAGGTGCTGCCAGCCTTTGCCCTGGGCGGCGCGCGCCGGGATCACGTCGCTGACCTTGCGCTCGCAATCCTTGCCGCAGTCGACACGGAAGTTCAGGCCGCCGCCGGCCAGCTCATTCACTTTCAGGTCGAACGAGACCGTGCCCTTCGCCAGGTAGGGACGCAGGTCGAGCGGGGCGCTCTGCACGCGCAGGGTCGAGAACCAGGCGTCCTTCCAGCTCAGGCCGAGGGCGTCGCCGGGCGTCTCCCTGGTCGTGCGGCGCGCCTCGACGACGGCGTTCGGCTGCTTGGGATCGTTGTCCATGCGGCCAGTCTCGGCCGTCAACGGTTGCTGGACGTCGAAGTCGCCGAACATCACGCTGCTCCCCGCGAGCGGCTGGGCGACGTACAGGGGCAGGGTGGA
This genomic stretch from Massilia putida harbors:
- a CDS encoding GDSL-type esterase/lipase family protein — its product is MKLHHSATLVLSALAATVATAAPPASTLPLYVAQPLAGSSVMFGDFDVQQPLTAETGRMDNDPKQPNAVVEARRTTRETPGDALGLSWKDAWFSTLRVQSAPLDLRPYLAKGTVSFDLKVNELAGGGLNFRVDCGKDCERKVSDVIPARAAQGKGWQHLSYALSCFYRKGDDFSAVTTPFALDGTGKGDVEIANIRIDKAGKPNQTCPDYRTVSVTPSPLNESWSLDWWMPRHEEKLAEIARRKAAGERTELVFIGDSITHHWEKEQPELFKAFYGKYNALDLGYGGDRTENVLWRLQHGEIDGIDPKVAVLMIGTNNTGFRQEPPELLYAGIRRDIQEIRKHLPHTKILLLGIFPRGEKPDDTLRVLNEKVNAMLPTLADGKHVFFLNMNKAFLASDGTLSKDIMPDLLHPNAEGYKIWQREMQPELDRLMR